A stretch of the Sulfolobus acidocaldarius SUSAZ genome encodes the following:
- a CDS encoding exodeoxyribonuclease III: protein MKILSWNVNGIKAILRKGALQRVINDYDITMLQEIRTNEIPLDIALSGSNLFPFPSKKKGYSGVLTISKIKPVSVIKGLGINEFDEEGRVITIELDDYFIINAYFPRAGDDLNRLDYKIKFDLEIEKFMLELRRRKPVILCGDLNVARDKIDSTFWDEKEPGLTSEERGWINKILSTDFVDSYRFVNGNKIEYSWKSYLEKWKAMRIDYCIVSSEIKDRIKDSKIIKIEGSDHYPVYLEIL, encoded by the coding sequence ATGAAAATACTTTCATGGAATGTAAACGGAATAAAAGCAATATTGCGTAAGGGAGCCCTACAACGGGTAATTAATGATTATGACATAACCATGCTCCAGGAAATTAGGACAAATGAAATACCACTTGATATAGCTCTAAGTGGGAGTAATTTATTTCCCTTTCCGTCAAAGAAAAAAGGCTATAGCGGAGTCCTAACTATCTCCAAAATTAAGCCAGTATCAGTAATCAAGGGACTAGGCATAAATGAGTTTGATGAAGAGGGAAGAGTGATAACGATCGAACTCGATGATTATTTTATCATAAATGCCTACTTTCCAAGGGCAGGAGATGATCTGAATAGACTAGATTATAAGATTAAATTCGATTTGGAGATCGAGAAGTTTATGCTAGAACTGAGAAGGAGAAAGCCAGTAATACTTTGTGGAGACTTAAATGTGGCAAGGGACAAAATAGATTCAACTTTTTGGGACGAGAAAGAACCCGGGTTAACGAGTGAGGAGAGAGGTTGGATAAACAAAATATTATCCACAGATTTTGTTGACTCTTATAGATTTGTAAACGGAAATAAAATAGAATATTCCTGGAAAAGTTACTTGGAGAAATGGAAAGCAATGAGAATAGACTACTGTATCGTATCTAGTGAAATTAAGGATAGGATTAAGGATAGTAAGATAATTAAAATAGAAGGATCAGACCATTATCCTGTTTATTTAGAAATTCTGTAA
- a CDS encoding FAD-dependent pyridine nucleotide-disulfide oxidoreductase, which translates to MRITVIGSGPAGLYSAITSSSLGNKVILVEKEDRLGGTCVLYGCIPSKAMLHPLILSSSIEKVKGSSKIEFNFKEISELGINAVNRVSKGTEYMLEKYNVDIIHGRAILKGNSVEVNGQTLSSDKIIIATGTLKPQVQGSIASDDLPYLDRDFQRVVIIGGGVGGVEYGWLLRALGKEILVVEKENLLLPRHDPDLRNSVTYTFRRMGFNLLLGKEVKKIDKNKVILDDGKEIEADIILMSFGRTANVNGFEEVPHDKWIKVNEFMETEIRGVYAAGDVTGSFTAHEAISKGITAGYNASGIASKYRSDGIVKVIYTKPQIAYVGDTTRGKCVKLNMASLTRAIAEKETEGFVKVCVEDDRVIGAVAFSERAEEIVSVLGLAIRYNIKVKELAEYPFPHPSYLETINEIMRELK; encoded by the coding sequence ATGCGAATTACCGTAATTGGTTCAGGTCCTGCAGGGCTTTACTCAGCTATAACATCTTCCTCACTAGGAAATAAGGTCATTTTAGTAGAAAAAGAGGACAGGCTCGGAGGGACCTGTGTACTTTACGGATGCATACCATCAAAAGCCATGTTACACCCCTTAATTCTATCCTCAAGCATTGAAAAGGTAAAGGGTAGTAGTAAAATAGAATTCAACTTTAAAGAAATTAGTGAACTGGGCATAAATGCAGTAAACAGGGTAAGTAAGGGTACCGAGTACATGCTGGAAAAATACAACGTAGATATTATACATGGGAGAGCAATATTAAAGGGAAATTCAGTAGAAGTTAATGGGCAGACCCTAAGTTCTGATAAGATAATTATTGCCACAGGTACGCTAAAGCCACAGGTTCAAGGCTCAATTGCATCAGATGATTTACCTTACCTAGATAGAGACTTTCAAAGAGTGGTAATTATAGGAGGAGGCGTAGGAGGAGTTGAATACGGATGGCTACTTAGGGCATTAGGTAAAGAGATTTTGGTAGTAGAAAAGGAGAATTTACTTCTCCCTAGACATGATCCTGATCTTCGTAACTCTGTTACATATACCTTTAGAAGGATGGGGTTTAATCTCCTCCTAGGTAAAGAAGTTAAGAAGATTGATAAGAATAAAGTTATTCTAGATGACGGAAAAGAAATAGAAGCTGATATAATTTTAATGAGTTTTGGAAGGACAGCAAATGTTAACGGCTTCGAAGAAGTACCTCATGATAAATGGATAAAAGTAAATGAGTTTATGGAGACTGAAATTAGAGGAGTATATGCAGCAGGAGATGTCACAGGAAGCTTTACTGCTCATGAGGCTATAAGCAAAGGAATAACTGCAGGATATAATGCATCTGGAATAGCCTCGAAGTACAGAAGTGATGGCATAGTAAAAGTGATTTACACTAAACCTCAAATAGCATATGTGGGGGATACAACGAGAGGCAAATGTGTTAAATTGAATATGGCATCATTAACGAGAGCTATCGCAGAGAAGGAGACAGAAGGATTTGTTAAAGTTTGTGTGGAGGATGACAGAGTAATTGGGGCCGTTGCGTTTTCTGAAAGAGCAGAGGAAATTGTAAGTGTATTAGGATTAGCTATAAGATATAACATTAAAGTAAAAGAACTTGCAGAGTATCCATTCCCGCATCCTTCTTATCTGGAAACAATAAATGAAATAATGAGGGAACTAAAATGA
- a CDS encoding antibiotic transporter, with amino-acid sequence MGKAPFITFLIIAIILSPIVLMIQNNFVYSDSPFLTPQYSSVRVDQILVKDFNYSSYDNIYIIASGNYSQILDKLNNSLRYLSHDSKLITPYEYLKMFNETLQNYSKPLIEEIYTKILPLYYLYGNLTLEKLIILSNFTYFTYQLNVTYGIPQGKFNSNSTQAVLFKQIFLAQPGSFLEKARNASLYVFRDPFILLFSFANYSNTSLAYKTIMNFSNYSYLIYLLTGKSIPESALENPYVYAEKLVFSKVYTLNLSISNFHKDNQWLFIVQVPSNESLQNIEKFISSINYTVTGHLPVYADSASTTESDLRVIDIVTILLVAILLSVLIRALVPIILLIISAVIGLEIAYTALYISTFLGYSIYYISGLVIPPIVFGITIDYSVLFLYRYFEEVSKGSTFPLNKAYRNARKAILFSGLSIGLGFLSFLISPSPLLKNIGIALVIASLSALIPSILFMKSALSIVPIKYLKFPRKQLPSSIDIRQQYLSKVSRKSINYRYIVLASMILIAIFSYLVFIHGSTNGDISEIVSPNSKVLVGEKELNNFFNYSVDYVIIKGNPNQSYSQIYSLSKYVIDRGGFIIGPAGIGRTLLNTTTELTNFFFTGNYTLVEIYIPSPVFSNQAINFTENLIKMGYLVGGANAERVDIIDNTVSIYYSFVLPVTILIITLYLGLVLGSIIVPIRLSLTLLLSSLFGVALLHIIFGSVYWLSPLIVFAIMYSLGIDYDMFIIVRILEEEGNEEERIVKSVESTGLAVTAAGLILAGAFMSLIVSNMRFLQEIGLAVGLTILFDTFIVRPILVPAVMSILKKYNWWPTTKTKS; translated from the coding sequence GTGGGAAAGGCACCGTTCATTACGTTCTTGATAATTGCTATTATACTTTCGCCAATAGTGTTGATGATTCAAAATAATTTCGTATACTCAGACTCTCCTTTCTTGACACCTCAATATTCCAGTGTAAGAGTCGATCAAATTTTAGTTAAAGATTTTAATTACTCGTCATATGACAATATTTACATAATAGCGTCTGGAAATTACTCGCAGATATTAGATAAACTAAACAATTCATTACGCTACCTCTCTCACGACTCTAAATTAATTACACCATACGAATACCTTAAAATGTTTAATGAAACATTACAAAATTATTCTAAACCGTTAATAGAAGAAATTTACACTAAAATATTACCACTCTACTATCTATATGGAAATCTTACCCTCGAGAAGTTAATTATTCTATCTAACTTTACGTATTTCACATACCAATTGAACGTAACTTATGGAATTCCTCAAGGTAAATTTAACTCTAATAGTACTCAGGCAGTACTTTTTAAACAAATCTTTTTGGCACAGCCTGGTTCATTTCTTGAAAAAGCCAGGAATGCTAGTCTATATGTTTTCCGTGATCCCTTTATATTATTATTTTCTTTCGCAAACTATAGTAACACATCACTTGCTTACAAGACTATTATGAATTTCAGTAATTACTCATATCTTATTTATTTATTAACAGGTAAAAGTATACCCGAGTCCGCCTTAGAAAACCCTTATGTATATGCAGAGAAGTTAGTTTTTAGTAAAGTCTATACTTTAAATCTATCTATTTCTAACTTTCATAAGGACAATCAGTGGTTATTCATAGTACAAGTTCCGTCAAACGAGAGTTTACAGAATATTGAGAAGTTTATCTCCAGCATTAATTACACAGTTACGGGTCACCTACCAGTTTATGCAGATTCTGCGTCAACCACGGAGTCAGATTTACGGGTAATTGATATTGTAACTATTTTACTGGTCGCAATTCTCTTATCTGTTTTAATTAGGGCATTAGTACCAATAATTCTCCTCATTATCAGTGCTGTTATAGGTTTGGAAATAGCATACACTGCATTATACATATCCACCTTTCTAGGTTATTCTATATACTATATTTCTGGTCTGGTTATTCCACCAATAGTGTTTGGGATTACCATAGATTACTCAGTACTATTTTTATATAGATATTTTGAGGAGGTATCTAAAGGCAGTACATTTCCATTAAATAAAGCCTATAGGAATGCTAGAAAAGCAATTCTCTTCAGCGGGTTAAGTATAGGCTTAGGTTTCTTATCATTTCTTATATCTCCTTCTCCTTTACTTAAAAATATAGGAATAGCATTAGTTATAGCTAGCTTATCTGCACTAATCCCGTCTATTCTCTTCATGAAGAGTGCTTTAAGTATAGTGCCCATTAAGTATTTGAAGTTTCCTAGAAAGCAATTACCAAGTTCCATTGATATAAGACAACAGTACCTTTCTAAAGTGAGTAGAAAATCAATAAACTATAGATATATTGTATTAGCCTCTATGATTCTTATTGCAATATTTAGTTATTTAGTTTTTATTCACGGGAGTACAAATGGTGACATAAGTGAGATTGTATCACCAAATAGTAAAGTGTTGGTGGGAGAAAAAGAGTTAAATAATTTCTTCAATTACAGTGTGGATTACGTTATAATAAAAGGGAATCCAAATCAGTCATACAGTCAAATCTACAGCCTATCTAAATATGTAATAGATAGAGGCGGCTTCATAATAGGACCAGCTGGTATAGGTAGAACTCTCTTAAATACTACCACAGAATTAACTAATTTCTTCTTCACAGGCAATTACACACTTGTTGAGATTTATATCCCATCTCCTGTGTTTAGTAATCAAGCCATAAACTTCACTGAAAACCTTATAAAGATGGGTTACCTTGTGGGCGGTGCTAATGCGGAGAGGGTAGATATAATTGACAATACTGTCTCGATTTATTACAGTTTTGTGTTACCTGTAACTATATTGATTATCACACTTTATCTTGGTCTTGTCTTAGGTTCTATTATAGTTCCCATAAGGCTTTCACTAACACTTCTTCTGAGTTCATTATTTGGTGTTGCTTTACTGCACATAATATTTGGTAGTGTGTATTGGTTATCTCCACTTATAGTCTTTGCCATAATGTATAGTTTAGGTATTGACTACGACATGTTCATAATAGTCAGGATCCTAGAGGAGGAGGGTAATGAGGAGGAGCGTATTGTTAAAAGTGTGGAAAGCACTGGTCTTGCAGTTACTGCTGCAGGTCTCATTTTAGCAGGTGCATTTATGTCGCTGATTGTGTCCAACATGAGATTCTTACAGGAGATTGGTTTAGCGGTTGGTTTAACTATATTGTTTGATACATTCATAGTTAGACCGATACTTGTACCGGCAGTTATGAGTATACTTAAAAAATATAATTGGTGGCCAACAACTAAAACCAAGAGCTAA
- a CDS encoding tRNA(Met) cytidine acetyltransferase has product MINTINFNEEFRKALNYNYRLLSIHLGNWEKSTFDLLQVYEEFRKPEKALYAFHPWIEGAKDRFFKFKKNIPNLLDLDYSNYNKILGGTYDVVILDLVDDFRPNYISALVDLVRGGGLIILYSDDLQRNKLYKNSIQRNGIADSYFEERFLRMAKSYPGVFLFVNDKLESFNTFKTDQLSIANSKLNPRKSRINYKLYSLCFTDDQAKVLDESLFILEEGRRVLTITAPRGRGKSSSIGLFLSHLSTLNISLDVIITSPSYYSSIEIISFLIKGLDQLGKRYSITKSREGKVMGIISGALRVKWLAPDVAKDYQGDIIVIDEAASIGTETLDYIVRSWEKVILVTTIHGYEGTGKAFLKYLNALREDKSIKFKHVTLEKPIRYAKGDPIERFIYDVMLLDVEPKKENENLEFTEIDRKELFEKDHLLRQVYGILVSAHYRNSPDDLMILGDHHFQRIFSLGKIAVAQVIEEGSLEKGEIDRILNGSGLEGHLIPYKLTLYERLQEFGKYRGWRIMRIAVQPDVQNKGFGSKLLWSVVERGKREGIDWIGASFVADHRVVKFWLNNGFTPVHLSSRKNEGLNGYSIVVLKALNEAVEPIINRLSVLLRFKILHTAHQLYFNVNPLLLSKILRGINIDSKSSSYPVSFPKEYCYKIESYLKGILEYNSVADGIHAVTQYYFLDPDHFLEEREEAVLIARTLQGKSWYHISLSTGIDRRLVEEYMRSSINKIYMKYCDRVL; this is encoded by the coding sequence TTGATAAATACTATCAATTTTAATGAGGAATTTAGAAAAGCTTTAAACTACAACTATAGGCTTTTGAGTATTCATCTAGGTAATTGGGAGAAATCAACATTTGATTTGTTGCAGGTCTATGAGGAATTCAGGAAACCTGAGAAAGCATTATATGCTTTTCACCCTTGGATAGAAGGTGCAAAAGATAGATTCTTTAAATTTAAGAAAAATATCCCCAATCTCCTTGATCTGGATTACAGTAACTACAACAAGATATTGGGAGGAACCTATGATGTAGTCATATTGGACTTAGTGGACGACTTTAGACCCAATTATATTTCTGCACTTGTGGATTTGGTGAGGGGAGGAGGTTTAATAATACTATATTCCGATGATCTCCAAAGAAACAAGCTTTACAAGAACTCCATCCAGAGAAACGGTATTGCGGACAGCTATTTTGAGGAGAGGTTTCTTAGAATGGCTAAGTCTTATCCTGGAGTATTTCTCTTCGTCAATGATAAGCTAGAAAGCTTTAACACATTTAAGACGGATCAGCTTTCTATTGCTAATTCCAAGTTAAACCCTAGAAAATCTAGGATTAATTATAAGTTGTACAGTCTATGTTTTACCGATGATCAGGCGAAGGTCTTAGATGAGTCTCTGTTTATCTTGGAAGAGGGAAGAAGAGTGTTAACCATTACTGCCCCAAGGGGAAGGGGTAAAAGTTCTTCTATAGGTTTATTTCTCTCACATTTGAGTACTCTTAACATCTCTTTAGATGTTATTATAACTTCTCCTTCATATTATTCTTCGATAGAAATTATTTCTTTTCTGATAAAGGGTTTGGATCAGCTGGGTAAAAGATATTCCATAACTAAGTCTAGAGAGGGCAAAGTAATGGGTATCATATCTGGAGCTTTAAGAGTAAAATGGTTAGCCCCAGATGTGGCAAAAGATTATCAAGGAGATATAATAGTAATAGATGAAGCTGCATCGATAGGCACTGAGACATTGGATTACATAGTTAGAAGTTGGGAGAAAGTAATTCTTGTGACTACGATTCATGGGTATGAAGGTACCGGCAAAGCCTTCTTAAAGTATCTTAATGCTCTTAGGGAGGATAAAAGTATAAAGTTTAAACACGTGACCTTAGAGAAGCCTATAAGGTATGCTAAGGGAGACCCAATAGAGAGATTTATATATGATGTCATGCTTCTAGATGTAGAACCAAAGAAAGAGAATGAAAACTTAGAGTTTACAGAAATAGATAGAAAAGAACTATTTGAAAAGGATCATCTATTAAGGCAGGTTTACGGAATTCTTGTCTCTGCCCATTATAGGAATTCCCCGGATGACTTAATGATACTAGGAGATCATCATTTTCAACGTATTTTTTCATTAGGAAAGATTGCAGTTGCACAGGTTATAGAGGAGGGTTCACTAGAAAAAGGAGAAATAGATAGAATTTTGAATGGTAGTGGATTAGAAGGACATCTGATTCCTTATAAGCTTACGCTATACGAGAGACTTCAGGAATTTGGAAAGTATAGGGGTTGGCGTATCATGAGAATTGCGGTTCAACCAGATGTTCAAAACAAGGGATTTGGTAGCAAACTATTGTGGAGTGTTGTTGAGAGAGGTAAAAGAGAGGGTATTGATTGGATAGGCGCATCCTTTGTGGCAGATCATAGAGTAGTGAAATTCTGGCTTAATAATGGTTTCACTCCTGTACATTTATCTAGCAGAAAAAATGAAGGTCTTAACGGATATTCTATTGTAGTACTTAAAGCCTTGAATGAGGCTGTAGAGCCAATAATTAACAGATTATCAGTATTACTCAGGTTTAAGATTCTGCATACTGCTCACCAGTTATATTTTAATGTTAATCCCCTTTTGCTCTCAAAAATCCTGAGGGGTATTAATATTGACAGTAAATCATCTAGCTATCCTGTAAGTTTTCCCAAGGAGTATTGTTATAAAATAGAGTCTTATTTGAAGGGAATACTGGAATATAATAGTGTTGCAGATGGTATTCACGCTGTTACTCAGTATTATTTTCTTGATCCCGATCACTTCTTAGAAGAAAGAGAGGAAGCAGTTTTAATAGCTAGAACACTTCAGGGCAAAAGCTGGTATCATATTTCATTAAGTACTGGAATAGACAGGAGACTAGTGGAAGAATATATGAGATCTTCTATAAACAAAATATATATGAAATACTGTGATAGAGTGTTATGA
- a CDS encoding oxidoreductase — MVEVIDATKLECPEPFMKTVAKLMGMKEGTVKVMFKDPKCVDMIVEAVKLMDCNVLENTKQGDVFSITIQKTSSSKTPKEIKASGC; from the coding sequence ATGGTTGAAGTGATTGATGCAACAAAATTGGAATGCCCTGAGCCATTTATGAAGACAGTAGCAAAGTTAATGGGTATGAAGGAAGGGACTGTAAAAGTGATGTTTAAGGACCCTAAATGTGTGGACATGATAGTTGAAGCAGTGAAGCTGATGGATTGCAATGTTCTTGAAAATACAAAACAAGGAGATGTTTTCAGTATAACCATTCAGAAAACTAGTTCTAGTAAAACTCCAAAAGAGATTAAAGCCAGTGGTTGTTAG
- a CDS encoding fumarate hydratase, with product MKYTDTAPKLFMNTGTRFPRRIIWAMGLIKYACARVNMNLGLLDREIGRAIIEAAEQVMKGDHDDKIILDVFQTGSGTGLNMNINEVIAETASKIANKHVHPNDHVNLGQSSNDTVPTGIRVAAAAEVEENLIPALTKLINTLDRKAEEYKDIVKAGRTHLRDALPVTLGQELSAYSDAFKHDLENIRQTVDYVKELPIGGTAVGTGANSHPDFQIKVIDEINNETGLGFKPANKFRAMRLLTDLLTLSGALRTSAVNLYRLGQDIRLMFSGPMTGFNEIDLPSQEEIAGSSIMPGKTNPVTVEASLLISAQVVGLDHANQFASMLGEFELSMGIPLVGYNVVTQTRLLAEALNKFADLVIDKMAPNLERMRRLAESSPSLITIVSPVIGYDKASEIGKKLAKGLSIREALKELGYNDEQIDKILDLKKLTKPGFSAK from the coding sequence ATGAAATACACTGATACAGCTCCAAAACTGTTTATGAACACAGGAACAAGATTTCCAAGAAGAATAATATGGGCAATGGGTCTAATAAAGTACGCCTGTGCAAGAGTTAATATGAACTTGGGTCTACTTGATAGAGAGATCGGCAGAGCTATAATTGAGGCAGCTGAACAAGTGATGAAAGGAGATCATGATGATAAGATCATTTTAGATGTATTTCAAACAGGCTCAGGAACTGGACTTAATATGAATATTAATGAAGTAATAGCAGAAACAGCCAGCAAGATCGCTAACAAACATGTACATCCCAATGATCATGTAAATCTTGGTCAGTCATCTAACGACACTGTACCTACTGGAATTAGAGTAGCTGCTGCAGCTGAAGTGGAAGAGAACTTAATCCCTGCCCTTACCAAGTTAATAAATACATTGGACAGAAAAGCAGAAGAATATAAGGATATTGTGAAAGCAGGAAGAACCCATCTGAGAGACGCCTTACCTGTAACTCTCGGTCAGGAACTTTCTGCATACTCAGATGCATTTAAGCATGATCTCGAGAACATCAGGCAAACCGTCGATTACGTAAAAGAACTACCAATAGGTGGAACTGCTGTTGGAACAGGCGCTAATTCACATCCAGATTTTCAGATAAAGGTTATTGACGAGATCAATAACGAGACAGGATTAGGGTTTAAACCTGCTAACAAGTTCAGAGCAATGCGACTTCTCACAGATTTACTTACACTGAGTGGAGCACTAAGGACTTCAGCAGTAAATCTCTACAGGCTAGGGCAAGACATCAGATTGATGTTCTCCGGACCCATGACAGGGTTTAATGAAATAGATTTACCTAGTCAAGAGGAAATAGCAGGAAGTAGTATAATGCCAGGCAAAACTAACCCTGTTACGGTTGAGGCTTCGTTACTGATATCTGCACAGGTGGTAGGTTTGGATCATGCAAACCAATTTGCATCAATGCTAGGTGAATTTGAATTGTCTATGGGAATTCCGTTAGTTGGATATAACGTAGTTACACAAACCAGGTTACTGGCAGAGGCTCTTAACAAGTTTGCTGATTTAGTAATCGATAAAATGGCTCCTAACCTAGAGAGAATGAGAAGATTAGCTGAAAGTAGCCCATCACTCATAACTATTGTATCACCGGTTATAGGCTACGATAAAGCTTCTGAAATAGGTAAAAAATTAGCTAAAGGACTATCTATAAGAGAAGCATTGAAGGAACTCGGATACAACGACGAACAGATAGACAAGATTTTAGACCTCAAGAAACTCACGAAACCAGGATTT
- a CDS encoding beta-lactamase gives MVTVKRFEIGDYFTNSYLVIEEDDSILIDVGGDPSEILEYIRTNNIDLKAILATHGHFDHVIGVPLIQRHFKVPFYMSRKDEIILRYDSRTREINVDGDLKEGVINFGKILVKVIETPGHTLGSVSFMIEDNLFTGDTLFNENIGRYDLGGDREYLKKSLRRLMDLEDLLNVYPGHGFITTLGYEKLNNPFLNGEIDW, from the coding sequence ATGGTAACAGTAAAACGTTTTGAGATTGGAGATTATTTCACCAATTCATATTTGGTCATCGAGGAAGATGATTCAATACTCATAGACGTAGGTGGAGATCCCTCTGAGATCTTAGAATATATTAGAACTAATAATATTGATCTTAAGGCAATACTTGCAACACACGGGCATTTTGACCATGTTATTGGGGTTCCGTTAATTCAAAGACACTTTAAGGTTCCCTTCTACATGAGCAGAAAGGACGAAATAATATTAAGGTATGATAGTAGAACTAGAGAAATTAATGTGGACGGTGATCTGAAAGAAGGTGTTATTAATTTTGGTAAAATTTTGGTTAAAGTAATTGAAACACCAGGACATACACTTGGAAGCGTATCGTTTATGATTGAGGATAACTTGTTTACAGGCGATACTTTATTTAACGAGAACATAGGGAGATATGATTTAGGTGGGGACAGGGAATACCTAAAGAAAAGTTTACGTAGGCTGATGGATTTAGAGGATTTGCTTAACGTTTATCCAGGGCACGGATTCATTACTACACTAGGTTATGAAAAGTTAAATAATCCTTTCCTAAATGGTGAGATAGACTGGTAG
- a CDS encoding TrmB family transcriptional regulator — protein MEFEPAKVRLPSGKEIRLIEALKFCYDISDTDFQVLKALIGSDGKNEDDLAQQLKLSKASINRSVNKLVSLGFVERMKDVSSKGGRPKYIYRSIPVDKLIERITEDFKRCAELFGAVLPKELKFSQQ, from the coding sequence ATTGAGTTTGAGCCAGCTAAAGTTAGACTACCATCTGGAAAGGAAATAAGATTAATTGAAGCATTGAAGTTCTGCTATGACATATCAGATACAGATTTTCAGGTATTAAAAGCACTAATAGGAAGTGATGGAAAAAATGAGGACGATTTAGCACAACAATTGAAATTATCTAAAGCCTCCATAAACAGGAGTGTAAATAAGTTAGTTTCTTTGGGTTTTGTAGAGAGGATGAAGGACGTATCCTCCAAGGGAGGTAGACCAAAATATATTTACAGAAGTATACCAGTTGATAAATTGATAGAGAGAATCACAGAGGACTTTAAACGATGTGCTGAGCTATTCGGAGCAGTTTTACCCAAAGAATTAAAGTTTAGCCAGCAATGA
- a CDS encoding aldo/keto reductase, translated as MNLCDKKISSIGLGTWKMGGDYWTPGHGNDNLYIEAIKYAINKGINLIDTAEMYGGGHTEEIVGKAVADFDRESLFITTKVWPNHLKYDDTIKSALASLKRLNTKYIDLYLIHWPNPDVKVEETISAMEKLIDMGVVRCIGVSNFDVKLLDQAIHSTKKYEIVANQIQYSIYRLTPERDVIPFAEKNKVTIIAYSPLGQGSISSESRLKDIALKYGKTQAQVALAYLKRRSIPIPKAVQKTHIDEIADVMKFDLRDEDYNEIRKRFS; from the coding sequence ATGAACTTGTGTGATAAAAAAATTAGTAGTATAGGTTTAGGTACTTGGAAAATGGGAGGAGATTATTGGACTCCAGGTCACGGGAACGATAATCTTTACATTGAAGCAATAAAATATGCTATAAATAAAGGAATAAACCTAATCGATACCGCAGAGATGTATGGAGGAGGACATACAGAAGAAATAGTTGGTAAAGCCGTGGCTGACTTTGATAGGGAGTCCCTCTTTATAACCACAAAAGTATGGCCCAATCACCTTAAATATGATGATACAATAAAGTCAGCGCTAGCTAGTTTGAAGAGATTAAACACCAAATATATAGATCTTTATCTGATCCACTGGCCTAATCCCGATGTGAAGGTTGAGGAGACAATATCGGCAATGGAGAAACTAATTGATATGGGAGTTGTCAGATGTATTGGAGTTAGTAATTTTGATGTAAAGTTGCTTGACCAAGCCATACACTCCACCAAGAAATACGAAATAGTAGCAAATCAAATTCAGTACAGTATATATAGGCTAACACCAGAAAGAGACGTTATTCCGTTTGCCGAGAAGAATAAAGTAACAATAATTGCGTACTCTCCTTTAGGTCAGGGATCTATATCCTCAGAATCAAGGTTGAAGGATATCGCACTAAAATATGGCAAGACGCAGGCACAAGTTGCATTAGCATATCTAAAGAGAAGATCAATACCTATACCAAAAGCCGTACAGAAAACACATATTGATGAAATAGCTGATGTTATGAAATTTGACCTGAGGGACGAAGATTATAATGAAATAAGAAAAAGATTTTCATAG